The Ranitomeya variabilis isolate aRanVar5 chromosome 7, aRanVar5.hap1, whole genome shotgun sequence DNA window caaaaacgcatgcgtctaaaaaacgcggcattttgctgcgtttacatgcgttttttcaccacatgcgttttttttaaaaacgctgcagatcaaaacgcaagtgtgaaaccagccttaaactagcagtatttggtctgtatttaatatcagtatttgtaatccaaaaccaggagtgggtgataaaggcagaggtgctagttattatgttaatattttaatttacctctaattgttccactccttgttttggcttacaaatactgatataaaacactggccacatactgctagtgctatggcagccatgttgctttattggtaagcttgttgacgtcattgcgtcctgattctgttctgctgtatccattggacacagactgaagacacaatgactgtcacactaaagagatctatactcatcaagtcaggtgtcagaaataatgaattcatgatgcacatataacagcttcatgaattcactatttctgacacctgtgcaggtgagcatagctatgccgtgtgtgatcaccatcgtcccttcaatttgtatgtaatagattatgtacacagaagagaaaatggaggttatacaaggcagttctctactcaccaggtcaggtgtcctaactaatgagttttttgacacctgacctgttcagtagagttctgcactgtatgtccgccattttctcttctgactgcaacactagtcacagacaaagcataaagaagagattatggagataatacaagtatacattttttggccacctcatatctctatactaaagacacacaaaactgcagtcttttttttttttataactactggaaatatgatgtggccaaaaaataaagtgtgtggcgaagtttcttatttggcgcacggtgtgtgttgccggtggcggaagacacaataaaccaaacataattggagcaaatcaatttctttttattttttaacaacccaaaaatgtatttaactgcgccagcttggggtagtgtgatgtaaacggggggtgtgaagcactgaggcctggctaaccgtggacgacgcagaggtggcaggagaaagggcaatgaaactagtagggtctggaagttcggggatggggcttgacacatgagaggctcgagacgcactggaagggtgagacaaacctgacattacagacacattgggaggtgaagggggaggaatactaagagtcctctgtttttttgttttgtttttttgggggtttgccgggttctgggaagccttggtgggctcatatggtgtggcgtagtggtgggtgacctgtcagggtccagctGCACCATGACAgattccatagtgctcgtagaacttgcagccatgccagagtccatagcgcttgtagagcgtaaggccatgccagggtcctgctgcatcgtggtggtggcggtaagcaaggccatgccagggtcctgttgcatcgtggtggtggcggtacgcaaggccatgccagggtcctgctgcatcatggtggtggtggtacggaaggccatgccagggtcctgctgcatcgtggtgtcagtggaggaagtccaagcaggagcagcggttgtcatggtggtggcggtgggatgtccaactgcacacgGCATGGtgatggtgctgtagtggtgtccagcagtgctcggaattgaggtggctgtgcagtggtatgctgcagaggtcggcattgaggttactcgtgacagtgaaggcacaggtggatatgccgacactgtctgctggaaataccgactctgctgcatagcctgcacgtaagcagcattgcaggcctgcatgacactcagctggagatcaggagtaacgtgttccgacatgccctgctcaatttggttaaaaaaatgtgctggcctctggaggtcggctttcacttggtaaaggcttttggtgacctcctggatacgtgcattcaagaggttatgtgaaatatccatttggtcacccaaagccctgattgcttcatgtaaaaccgagctcaaatgcaaaaactcaggcatgagtgacctgtccgatgccctctgccactgccgggaggagcccccaaaaaaaggggcagtggaagaggactgcgaaaggggaagacctgatggaccagctccctggtctccagttagtgtggaaggcccacttgctgcagcgctgctggatggctgggacgggtccgtggctgtcggatgatggaccgctccagaacctgggccaacagttgtgctccatgtgctgtgaaaaaaggaaaaagaaaattaataccaaaaattaaccagacgcaaaagaaaaatagaaaaatacagattatggcaatacaatacaacctaatgcacgtgataaatacttacgttcactGGGCAAGGACcgatcttaaaaatgccagaactcgatagtgtttgtatcttctgatccttgctcctgaaccactgggaacatggctctcttgacgcaggtccttgttgaagcggtccttcatcgaacgccaacgtgctttgactttggccactgttaaaaaaaaaaattatggtcagaaaaaggacttttggccgtgctcacacaactgtgtgtgatgacagaaactcctgagagtttctttcatcacacacagtcgagtgagcacggccaaggtctctgctgcttcacactgcagtgcaatacttaccaaatgcattttggaCCTGAGTCGggtcattgtcccagccatcccacatctctttggccacctcattccataggcgccggatcgtgacgttgtttgagtgcagtggatcccaggtgtcccacaacgggactcgctcctggaccagggagatgaggaggtcattttcaattaggtcatcctcccgttgtggaacctaaaaattaaataaagtcattaaagtttagtgaattaacataaggaaaaaaaagaaaaaagatgctgagaaatggcatgaataggaaagtcaacatgcaaaaggattccagaagaaaaaagttaagaaataggaatggaaagaaaagaagattcaagaatattacactgaggatacagtaaacagtcagccttgtatacgtacctgcTGCCGTCTTTCTACCCGACCTtgagtctgctgctcctgcccagtctgtgccgcagttgaagaagagctctaaaaaaatgaaaaattcaaattgtcacgtgtagatgtgacagtgaatacttgccaatctgacgaggcaagtactcacctcactgacatgcttgacttccgacgg harbors:
- the LOC143785464 gene encoding uncharacterized protein LOC143785464; protein product: MSSSSSDEEFRPGPSEVKHVSESSSSTAAQTGQEQQTQGRVERRQQVPQREDDLIENDLLISLVQERVPLWDTWDPLHSNNVTIRRLWNEVAKEMWDGWDNDPTQVQNAFVAKVKARWRSMKDRFNKDLRQESHVPSGSGARIRRYKHYRVLAFLRSVLAQ